In the Helianthus annuus cultivar XRQ/B chromosome 11, HanXRQr2.0-SUNRISE, whole genome shotgun sequence genome, one interval contains:
- the LOC110891691 gene encoding uncharacterized protein LOC110891691 isoform X2, which yields MIKDGDCDGSDMNDQLCCRKVEDDDENNTKSGESSGTNSMADRREDGKTDTSTRVRQYVRSKMPRLRWTPELHHTFVGAVKRLGGQERATPKLVLQLMNIKGLNIAHVKSHLQMYRSKRIDDQGQVINEGDHYAISNDHHMHTLWQLPFNPRSFRANPSYAALLRSRDNINSRMTTNHELVNDIGAYCTSKILNSSMQEQNYKIAHYDQFQNEARLMQQWVIKQAFFNARSTLVDHQLMNTQRCDNSTETKKRKAVDNDLDLNLSLSVKVSSQEDETEEVDSSLSLSLFPKKKERFNLLEDGERAKNPRWASTLDLTI from the exons ATGATCAAAGATGGTGATTGTGATGGTTCAGATATGAATGATCAGCTGTGTTGCAGGaaagttgaagatgatgatgaaaatAATACGAAATCGGGCGAGAGCTCAGGGACTAACAGCATGGCAGATCGACGAGAGGATGGGAAAACGGATACATCGACTCGAGTTAGACAATATGTTAGATCTAAGATGCCTAGATTGAGATGGACTCCAGAACTTCATCACACGTTTGTTGGCGCTGTGAAACGACTCGGTGGTCAAGAAA GAGCAACCCCCAAACTGGTTTTACAACTTATGAACATAAAGGGTCTCAACATTGCTCATGTAAAAAGCCATCTACAG ATGTATAGAAGCAAAAGGATAGATGATCAGGGACAAG TAATAAATGAGGGAGACCACTATGCTATAAGTAACGATCACCATATGCACACTTTATGGCAGCTTCCTTTCAATCCAAGATCATTTAGAGCAAATCCAAG TTATGCGGCACTCTTGAGATCTCGAGACAACATAAACAGTAGAATGACAACAAATCATGAATTGGTCAATGACATTGGAGCTTACTGTACTAGCAAGATTTTGAACTCATCTATGCAGGAACAAAATTACAAGATTGCCCATTATGACCAGTTTCAAAATGAAGCAAGATTGATGCAACAATGGGTGATCAAACAAGCCTTTTTCAACGCTAGATCAACACTTGTAGACCATCAACTCATGAATACTCAAAGATGTGATAACTCAACCGAAACAAAGAAGAGAAAAGCAGTAGACAATGATCTTGATTTGAATCTATCATTAAGTGTGAAGGTAAGTTCACAAGAAGATGAAACTGAAGAAGTAGATAGCTCTCTGTCACTTTCTTTATTCCCAAAAAAGAAAGAACGTTTTAACTTGTTAGAAGATGGTGAACGTGCAAAGAATCCAAGATGGGCGAGTACTCTAGATCTGACTATATGA
- the LOC110891691 gene encoding two-component response regulator ARR18 isoform X1 — MIKDGDCDGSDMNDQLCCRKVEDDDENNTKSGESSGTNSMADRREDGKTDTSTRVRQYVRSKMPRLRWTPELHHTFVGAVKRLGGQERATPKLVLQLMNIKGLNIAHVKSHLQMYRSKRIDDQGQVINEGDHYAISNDHHMHTLWQLPFNPRSFRANPSSYAALLRSRDNINSRMTTNHELVNDIGAYCTSKILNSSMQEQNYKIAHYDQFQNEARLMQQWVIKQAFFNARSTLVDHQLMNTQRCDNSTETKKRKAVDNDLDLNLSLSVKVSSQEDETEEVDSSLSLSLFPKKKERFNLLEDGERAKNPRWASTLDLTI; from the exons ATGATCAAAGATGGTGATTGTGATGGTTCAGATATGAATGATCAGCTGTGTTGCAGGaaagttgaagatgatgatgaaaatAATACGAAATCGGGCGAGAGCTCAGGGACTAACAGCATGGCAGATCGACGAGAGGATGGGAAAACGGATACATCGACTCGAGTTAGACAATATGTTAGATCTAAGATGCCTAGATTGAGATGGACTCCAGAACTTCATCACACGTTTGTTGGCGCTGTGAAACGACTCGGTGGTCAAGAAA GAGCAACCCCCAAACTGGTTTTACAACTTATGAACATAAAGGGTCTCAACATTGCTCATGTAAAAAGCCATCTACAG ATGTATAGAAGCAAAAGGATAGATGATCAGGGACAAG TAATAAATGAGGGAGACCACTATGCTATAAGTAACGATCACCATATGCACACTTTATGGCAGCTTCCTTTCAATCCAAGATCATTTAGAGCAAATCCAAG TAGTTATGCGGCACTCTTGAGATCTCGAGACAACATAAACAGTAGAATGACAACAAATCATGAATTGGTCAATGACATTGGAGCTTACTGTACTAGCAAGATTTTGAACTCATCTATGCAGGAACAAAATTACAAGATTGCCCATTATGACCAGTTTCAAAATGAAGCAAGATTGATGCAACAATGGGTGATCAAACAAGCCTTTTTCAACGCTAGATCAACACTTGTAGACCATCAACTCATGAATACTCAAAGATGTGATAACTCAACCGAAACAAAGAAGAGAAAAGCAGTAGACAATGATCTTGATTTGAATCTATCATTAAGTGTGAAGGTAAGTTCACAAGAAGATGAAACTGAAGAAGTAGATAGCTCTCTGTCACTTTCTTTATTCCCAAAAAAGAAAGAACGTTTTAACTTGTTAGAAGATGGTGAACGTGCAAAGAATCCAAGATGGGCGAGTACTCTAGATCTGACTATATGA